One window of Schistocerca cancellata isolate TAMUIC-IGC-003103 chromosome 9, iqSchCanc2.1, whole genome shotgun sequence genomic DNA carries:
- the LOC126101038 gene encoding trypsin delta-like isoform X3 has translation MQRLALLLVCLLGSALAAPSPARLWSRGNGRIIGGSNANIADYPWQLSFQYGGSHICGASIISSSWALTASHCVDGMSLLLMTFRAGSSIRGSGGTVLRASSGYMHASYDSSTIDYDIAVIQVSGSLLGTNAQAVSLPSDGYDPPGGLAVTVTGWGTTYTDGPAASTLQKVDIGIVDRNTCKSIFANINTVTARMVCAGQAGLSVCNGDSGGPLVNGNTQVGIVSWGNSQCEAAPGVYANVGNLRSWIRSAAGV, from the exons ATGCAGCGCCTCGCCCTCTTGTTGGTGTGCCTCTTGGGTTCCGCCCTTGCCGCGCCCTCGCCGGCCAGGCTGTGGAGCCGGGGTAACGGCCGCATCATTGGAGGCTCCAACGCCAACATTGCCGACTACCCGTGGCAGCTGTCCTTCCAGTATGGCGGTTCCCACATATGCGGAGCGTCCATCATCAGCTCCAGCTGGGCGCTGACGGCCTCTCACTGCGTTGACGGTATGAGCCTCCTTCTGATGACTTTCCGAGCGGGGTCTTCAATTCGTGGGAGCGGTGGCACCGTCCTGAGGGCCTCCTCTGGCTACATGCACGCGTCGTACGACAGCAGCACTATAGACTACGATATCGCAGTCATACAG GTGTCTGGATCCCTCCTCGGCACGAACGCTCAGGCCGTCAGCCTGCCCTCCGACGGCTACGACCCGCCAGGTGGTCTCGCAGTGACGGTGACTGGTTGGGGAACCACGTACACGGACGGGCCAGCAGCCAGCACCCTGCAGAAGGTCGACATCGGCATCGTGGACCGCAACACCTGCAAGAGCATCTTCGCCAACATCAACACTGTGACCGCCCGCATGGTGTGCGCCGGCCAGGCCGGCTTGAGCGTCTGCAACGGAGACTCCGGCGGTCCCCTGGTCAACGGAAACACCCAGGTGGGCATCGTCTCCTGGGGAAATTCACAGTGCGAGGCCGCCCCCGGTGTCTACGCAAACGTCGGCAACCTGCGCTCCTGGATCCGATCTGCAGCAGGTGTCTAA